One Dictyoglomus turgidum DSM 6724 DNA window includes the following coding sequences:
- a CDS encoding Gfo/Idh/MocA family protein has protein sequence MKIVIIGSSGHINYAIEGIGLDKECEVVGVAPGSKGESIDKVLNMLGENFKGKVYGDYEVMLEELSPDVAVVACHFGDIAKVNIKALSYGCHVFTEKPLATTMEDLKALKRVYYQSGKRLCAMFGIRYKPWFFTAYKFVREGAIGEIRLINTQKSYKLGRRDEFYKKRETYGGTIPWVGIHAIDWIHWFTHKRFKTIYATHSRKYNKDHGDLEVTALCHFTLEDEIFASLSIDYLRPENALSHDDDRMRIVGTDGVIEVIFNKVFLTNKDYKNQELPLEGRGNIFVDFLKEIKGNGSCMVTAEESFYATEVALLARQSADKNKIIYLP, from the coding sequence ATGAAGATAGTTATAATTGGCTCTTCAGGACACATAAATTATGCTATCGAAGGTATAGGGCTTGATAAAGAATGCGAAGTTGTTGGGGTAGCCCCCGGTTCCAAAGGAGAGAGCATAGATAAAGTTTTAAATATGCTTGGTGAAAATTTTAAGGGAAAGGTTTATGGTGATTATGAGGTAATGTTAGAAGAGCTTTCTCCTGATGTTGCAGTGGTTGCCTGTCATTTTGGAGATATAGCTAAGGTTAATATCAAAGCTTTAAGTTATGGTTGCCATGTTTTTACAGAGAAACCCTTAGCTACTACAATGGAAGATCTTAAAGCATTAAAAAGAGTTTATTATCAGTCTGGTAAAAGACTTTGTGCTATGTTTGGAATAAGGTATAAACCATGGTTTTTTACTGCTTATAAATTCGTAAGAGAAGGAGCCATAGGAGAGATAAGATTAATAAATACTCAAAAGTCTTATAAGTTGGGTAGAAGAGATGAATTTTATAAAAAAAGAGAGACTTATGGTGGAACTATTCCATGGGTGGGAATTCATGCTATAGATTGGATTCATTGGTTTACTCATAAAAGGTTTAAGACTATATATGCAACCCATTCAAGGAAATACAATAAAGATCATGGAGATCTTGAAGTTACAGCTCTTTGTCATTTTACGTTGGAGGACGAAATTTTTGCTTCTTTGAGCATAGATTATCTTCGTCCTGAAAATGCTTTATCTCACGATGATGATCGTATGAGAATTGTAGGTACTGATGGAGTAATAGAAGTTATATTTAATAAGGTGTTTTTGACTAACAAAGACTATAAAAATCAAGAGCTTCCCCTTGAAGGTAGAGGAAATATATTTGTGGATTTTTTGAAAGAAATAAAAGGTAATGGGAGCTGTATGGTAACAGCAGAAGAGTCTTTTTATGCTACAGAAGTAGCTCTTTTAGCTAGGCAATCAGCAGACAAAAATAAGATTATTTACCTTCCATGA
- a CDS encoding Ig-like domain-containing protein has protein sequence MRKFFLLLSVFLIFSLLISGCSPKKDTTPPQVTITNPQDGQTVSGTVIIRATASDNVGVSKVEFYIDGTKVGEDTSSPYEYSWNTTQYADGNHTIQVRAIDNAGNVGSASITVNVQNAQQQVWQKTYGGSNLDWASSIQQTTDGGYIVAGWTESFGAGNMDFYIIKLDSNGNKVWEKTYGGSENDVAYSIQQTSDGGYIVAGGTYSFGAGSADFYIIKLDSNGNKVWGKTYGGSSWDWAYSIQQTSDGGYIVAGETSSFGAGGSDFYIIKLDSNGNKVWGKTYGGSNDEWARSIQQTTDGGYIVAGTTYSFGAGYDDFYIIKLDSNGDKVWEKTYGGSSYDEAYSIQQTSDGGYIVAGYTNSFGAGRSDFYIIKLDSNGDKVWEKTYGGSSYDEAYSIQQTSDGGYIVAGYTESFGAGNGDFYIIKLDSNGDKVWEKTYGGSSYDRAYSIQQTSDGGYIVAGGTSSFGAGSADFYIIKTDSEGNTGPYPTQ, from the coding sequence ATGAGAAAATTTTTTCTTCTTCTTTCAGTTTTCCTTATCTTTTCCCTTTTAATTTCAGGATGTTCACCTAAAAAGGATACAACTCCACCACAAGTAACAATTACAAATCCTCAAGATGGTCAAACTGTTTCTGGAACTGTCATAATACGGGCAACCGCAAGTGATAACGTAGGAGTTTCAAAAGTAGAATTTTACATTGATGGAACAAAAGTGGGAGAAGATACATCAAGTCCTTATGAGTATAGCTGGAATACTACTCAATATGCAGATGGGAATCATACAATACAGGTTAGAGCAATAGATAATGCAGGGAATGTAGGAAGTGCAAGTATAACTGTAAATGTGCAAAATGCTCAACAGCAAGTCTGGCAAAAAACTTATGGAGGAAGCAATTTGGATTGGGCTTCTTCCATACAGCAGACAACTGATGGAGGATATATAGTTGCAGGATGGACAGAGTCTTTTGGTGCAGGAAATATGGATTTTTACATAATAAAGCTTGATAGTAATGGGAATAAGGTTTGGGAGAAAACCTATGGAGGAAGCGAGAATGATGTGGCTTATTCCATACAGCAGACAAGTGATGGAGGATATATAGTTGCAGGAGGGACATATTCTTTTGGTGCAGGATCTGCTGATTTTTACATAATAAAGCTTGACAGTAATGGGAATAAGGTTTGGGGGAAAACCTATGGAGGAAGCTCTTGGGATTGGGCTTATTCCATACAGCAGACAAGTGATGGAGGATATATAGTTGCAGGAGAGACATCTTCTTTTGGTGCAGGAGGTTCTGATTTTTACATAATAAAGCTTGACAGTAATGGGAATAAGGTTTGGGGGAAAACCTATGGAGGAAGCAATGATGAATGGGCTCGTTCCATACAGCAGACAACTGATGGAGGATATATAGTTGCAGGAACGACATATTCTTTTGGTGCAGGATATGATGATTTTTACATAATAAAGCTTGACAGTAATGGGGATAAGGTTTGGGAGAAAACCTATGGAGGAAGCAGTTATGATGAGGCTTATTCCATACAGCAGACAAGTGATGGAGGATATATAGTTGCAGGATATACAAATTCTTTTGGTGCAGGACGTTCTGATTTTTACATAATAAAGCTTGACAGTAATGGGGATAAGGTTTGGGAGAAAACCTATGGAGGAAGCAGTTATGATGAGGCTTATTCCATACAGCAGACAAGTGATGGAGGATATATAGTTGCAGGATATACAGAGTCTTTTGGTGCAGGAAATGGGGATTTTTACATAATAAAGCTTGACAGTAATGGGGATAAGGTTTGGGAGAAAACCTATGGAGGAAGCAGTTATGATCGGGCTTATTCCATACAGCAGACAAGTGATGGAGGATATATAGTTGCAGGAGGGACATCTTCTTTTGGTGCAGGATCTGCTGATTTTTACATAATAAAAACAGATTCAGAAGGAAATACAGGACCATATCCTACTCAGTGA
- a CDS encoding tyrosine-type recombinase/integrase, producing the protein MKNQVKSWKSLLDNFFFVSQVNGKRPKTLQWYKETLIPFTKSVPLEELSVYSIQKYISSLRERGLKPASIDTHIRAIKSFLHFLYDEGYLEENISAKIKRYKLPKSYPHILNDEQILNLLKVCDKKSWDSFRNYVIVLTFLDTGIRLSELLNLTVNDVNLPKRSIFIRSGKGEKDREVYMGKTLVREMAKWLKMRGYFPYEERVFITKQGYPLNKRGVERIFTKIPK; encoded by the coding sequence ATGAAAAACCAAGTTAAATCCTGGAAATCCCTCCTTGATAATTTTTTCTTTGTCTCCCAAGTGAATGGTAAAAGACCTAAAACCCTTCAGTGGTACAAAGAAACTTTAATTCCCTTCACTAAGTCTGTCCCCTTAGAAGAGCTTTCTGTTTACTCTATCCAGAAATATATTTCATCCCTTAGAGAAAGGGGACTAAAGCCTGCCTCTATTGACACTCACATTAGAGCTATAAAATCTTTTCTTCACTTCCTATATGATGAAGGATATTTAGAAGAAAATATTTCAGCAAAAATTAAAAGATATAAACTTCCAAAAAGTTATCCTCATATTTTAAACGATGAACAAATACTTAATTTACTCAAGGTTTGCGATAAAAAATCATGGGATAGTTTTAGAAATTATGTAATTGTTCTTACCTTTTTAGATACTGGGATAAGGCTATCTGAACTTTTAAACCTCACTGTAAATGATGTAAATTTACCCAAAAGGAGTATTTTCATTAGAAGTGGAAAGGGAGAAAAAGATAGAGAAGTTTACATGGGAAAGACTCTTGTAAGGGAGATGGCAAAGTGGTTAAAAATGAGAGGATATTTTCCATATGAAGAAAGAGTATTTATTACAAAACAAGGATATCCTCTAAATAAAAGAGGAGTAGAAAGGATATTTACAAAGATACCTAAATAA